A stretch of DNA from Hydra vulgaris chromosome 03, alternate assembly HydraT2T_AEP:
ACGGGctgcatattttaaaacactataCAGGCTTAGAATAGGCAGAAAAATGAGCAATCTGATTCGCTGATTTTGAAAGAGAGGCAAGTGcgattttgttgaaaaatcataattaatatcaaaacaaacagatttttgaaacaaatttcaaagtaatgaTATAAGTTTATCAATACAAGTCATGTATTACTATCAACACAggaaattcattttattttattactcttCGGAGTATTTAAAATGTACCAAAATCTGTTTGTACAAGAGAATTTTCACtcaaaagaatttcaaaatttcaagaattttatctattgttaattttaagaaacgaaaaaaaaatgtgttgaagtaaatttgaaaaatctaCAAATGTGTTTCTCTTAAGATATGCTCTTGGCCTTAAAGCATTCTCGaatacatagtttatataagTATGTTGTACGAGACTAATGGTGAAGCACTTTTgcatataaagtttatatgcaGTTTTACCTGACTACTGGTgaagaactttatttataaactgatttacatgtttattataaagagtggaaaattagattttttttaaaaagaaaatttttactaattgcAAAACTAGCTAACATGTTCCAAGTCAATATATGAGCTCTGAggagattttgttttcatgttttgtttCAACCATAGTTTGGAGGaggctgatatatttttttattacgtaactctaataaaacattgtgttaaaccattaaaaacttttaaaaaatttaaaaaatttttggctGGCTAcattagtttataaaatgtttgaaaatttaataaccctgacatatattaaattgtaaaggcaaaggtaaataaaaaattgaaaatttaactaACCCTGacatatattaaattgtaaagGCATAGtcgaaattattttttagaaaataaacaaaataatcttaaaaagcTAGCGAGATCAAATGAAAAGTAAACGGACGTGCTTTTGCTacgaaagaaataaaataataaaattgatattgcaagttttatttatttatttatttttcaaatcttgtcAATAATGAGTTTAAAACTTAACACTGAAGTCTCCATAAAATTAGTTCGTGAAATATTTCAAGAAATGTtccaaaaacaacaaaaagatattttagcGTTAATAAGTGCAAATTTAAAACTGGCTAACGATCGAATTGATGGATTgctaaaagaaattaatacaCTAAAGAATTCTTGTGAAGTTTTAAAAGAGGAAAACGAAAACCAAAATACcgatcttaaaaaaacaaacaagcagatgataaagtatgaaaaaatacaaaaagacaTTGAAGAGAGTCTAACGTTCTATTAGGATTGCCATGATAAAAAAGTCAgcgatttggaaaaaaaattgacaaatgataaaaagtcagtgatgtggaaaaaaaaatatggtcgAATGCAACCATAGgggagaatgaaaaaaatagatttagacAGCTAGAAGATCGTCAAAGGAGAAACAATCTTCGAATCGAAGGAGTCAAAGAAAATGATAACGAAAACTGGGATGATAcggaagtaaaaataataaaccttcTTGAAAATAACCTCAATGTAAAAGATGTAATCATAGAAAGAGCGCACAGAACTGGTATTATCGATATTAAAAAGCCTAGAACAATTGTAATTAAGTTACTAAATTATAAAGACaaagtaaagattttaaaaaacgcCAACAAACTAAAAGGTTCTGGAATTTATATTAACGAGGATTTTTCGCTAGAAACTACTATAATAAGAAAGAAACTTCTTGAAGAAAGCAAAACGCATAGGATAAACGGTAAATATTCTGCTGTTATATATGATAAGCTCattgttaaagaatttagaaaaaaaaatcatgtcaaatgattttttttttaagttaaatttatattgatttatttttttatttaaaatggctgataatattgttttatcaaacataaattttaattcacaGAAAAAgccaataattttaaacaactattCGGATCccgattataatttttttaacgatagtcaagtaattaaaaatactagcCCGATATACTATAAcccaaattcaaaaattattgattaagGAATGGAAGACAATTCGTTGTCAATGCTTCACATTAATATTAGCAgtattcaaaaagattttgagtcattgaaacaatttttacataaaattgacATTAGATTTCAGGTAATTTGTCTCAGCGAGACATGGTGTAACGATGTAAGCATTAAAAACAATTCCAATTTTCAATtacctaattataaagtaattcaTCAAGTTAGAGCATCAAATAAGGAAGGTGGAGGtttgtgtatatacataaaaaattcaattttattcaaaaggaAACCACAGTTAAGTTCAACCACTAATGATTATGAATCTTTATGtgttgaaattattaataaaacttcaagaaATATCCTCATCCATGCTTTATATAGACCGCCCTCAGGAAGTATTAAGGCATttgaaaatcacattaaaagtataattaaaaaaaaaaacatctttaaataaatcGGTTTATATTGTTGGTGACATTAATCTTAATATATTAGAAtacgacaaaaataaaaacattaagaacttctttaacacaatttttcaaaatagttataTTCCCCTAATCAATAAACCAACGCGAGTAACTAGAGAAAGTGCAACATCTTTAGATCAAATTATTACAAATGATttcgtaaatattaaaataaggtCAGGTATATTTAAATCTGACATTTCTGATCACTTCcctatttttattctattgCAAAAATGCATTGACTATGATGCTCTTAgtgatagaaaaaaattaattacaacacGGTTAGTAAACGACGCTTCCatcaaaaattttcataaacttcTTACTGGTGTCAACTGGGACACCCTACAACTAAATCTAAATGCCGATAAAGCATATGATatctttttaactgattttcttaatctttataataaagcatTCCAGGAAGTtactaaaattatcaaaacaaaaacacttttaaacccCTGGATCACGAGGGGCattcttaaatctttaaaaaaaaaaaacaacgtttatataacaagtttcttaaaaaaaaaactcttaaaaatgaaactaattacaaaacCTATAAACGGCTATATGAATCAGTTTTAAAACGCTCAAAGAAACATTACTATTCGGAACAATTATTTTAAGACAAAAATGATTCGAAAAAAACATGGCAAATTATAAAGGAGGTAATCGGTAAAAAACGTTTATACGGTAATTTACTTCcgaaaaatcttaaagttaataacaattgtattgtaaataaatccttAGTGGCCGAAACACTTAatcagttttttgtaaatataggtcctattttatcatcaaatatAGCAACTTCTAAAATACACTTTAAGTCTTACGTAACCTCAAACAACATTAGTGTTATGTCTAATCCTAAACTTACGGAAAATGAATTATTAGACGCAGTCTCTTTGTTAAAGCCCAAAAAAAGTGTAGGTTTCGATTCTATAAGTAGTAATGTCGTTATTAAATCGATAAAATACATCACAATTccattattacatatttttaatttatctttaaaacatggtgtttttccagaaaacctaaaaattgcaaaaatcattccaattttaaaatcagGCGATCCTTCTGAAGTCGCAAATTATCGTCCAATCTcaattcttaattgtttttctaaaatattagagcgAGTTATGTATAATaggctttattcttttttaaatgtaaataatattctttaccataaacaatttggattcaaaTCTGGCCATTCCACCGATCATGCAACCATTCACCTTGTTCAGGACATATTTAAATCGTTTGATGAAGGCAAGTATACCCTTGGTCTTTTTATcgatttaagtaaagcttttgatacagtcaatcatcaaatccttctatcgaaactcaaaagttatggtataaaaaatactaacttgtCCTGGTTCGAGAGTTATTTGACTAATAGGAAGCAGTATACAGTTTATGATAAAGGAAAAACTAAATATGAGACATTTacatgtggtgttcctcaaggacCAATTTTAGGGCcacttttatttcttgtttatataaacgatttaaataaattttctaacattttaaatacaattatatttgcagatgataccagcttgttttattccaataaagatatcaatatattattccaaacattaaacaaagaactagacaaactaacccaatggtttaaatcaaacaagttatctttaaatattactaaaacaaaatacactttatttcatcgcctacataaaaaatcagatattcCCTTAGAACTTCCGgacctttttattgacaatcaattaataaagagagagcaatcaataaagtttttagtcGTGTTTCTAGACGAAAATGTAACCTGGAGGGAACATATAGGTgtagttgaagataaaatatcaaaaaatttaggtataatgtacaaagcaaagcagttattacatcgatcttgtttaaaaaacatttcttttattcattgctacttaacttatgcgaacattgcttggtgtagcactaacgcgacgaaaataaaaaaattgcttagcaaacaaaaataGGCTATAAGGATAATTTCAAACGTGGATCGCTtctcacacacacaaacactatttaatgaactcaatatcctaaatgtatataaactaaacctctatcaagttcttatttttatgttcaaacttgataaa
This window harbors:
- the LOC136078805 gene encoding uncharacterized protein LOC136078805, encoding MSLKLNTEVSIKLVREIFQEMFQKQQKDILALISANLKLANDRIDGLLKEINTLKNSCEVLKEENENQNTDLKKTNKQMIKYEKIQKDIEERENEKNRFRQLEDRQRRNNLRIEGVKENDNENWDDTEVKIINLLENNLNVKDVIIERAHRTGIIDIKKPRTIVIKLLNYKDKVKILKNANKLKGSGIYINEDFSLETTIIRKKLLEESKTHRINGKYSAVIYDKLIVKEFRKKNHVK